From a single Ooceraea biroi isolate clonal line C1 chromosome 12, Obir_v5.4, whole genome shotgun sequence genomic region:
- the LOC105280513 gene encoding flotillin-2, with protein MGNVHTCGPNEALVVSGGCCGSMKKRTIVGGYAFTWWFVTDVQRLSLEVMTLNPVCESVETAQGVPLTVTGVAQCKIMKADELLHTASEQFLGKSVHEIKTTILSTLEGHLRAILGTLSVEEVYKDRDQFAALVREVAAPDVGRMGIEILSFTIKDVYDDVQYLTSLGKAQTAAVKRDADVGVAEANRDAGIREAECEKSAMDIKYNTDTKIEDNARLYQLQKANFDQEVNTAKAEAQLAYELQAAKIKQRIRNEEIQIEVVERRKQIEVEEQEVRRKEHELQSTVRLPAEAEFYKMGRIAEGKRTQTVSAAKAEAEKIRLIGEAEAQAMEAVGVSEAERMRMKATVYKKYGDAAILNITLNALPKIAAEVAAPLARTEEIVLLGGSDATSGELTRLVGQVPPAVQALTGVDLSKVLGKIPGAK; from the exons gagGATGCTGTGGCTCCATGAAAAAGAGGACCATCGTCGGCGGATATGCATTTACATGGTGGTTCGTGACCGACGTTCAGCGATTGTCGTTGGAGGTGATGACCCTGAACCCGGTGTGCGAGAGTGTGGAAACGGCGCAGGGTGTACCGCTGACGGTTACCGGTGTCGCGCAATGCAAGATCATGAAGGCTGACGAATTGTTGCACACTGCCAGTGAACAATTTCTCGGGAAAAGCGTTCACGAGATCAAGACTACGATTTTGTCCACCCTGGAGGGTCACCTACGAGCTATATTgg GAACACTCTCGGTAGAGGAAGTTTACAAGGATCGAGATCAATTCGCGGCCCTTGTACGAGAAGTTGCCGCACCGGATGTCGGCCGTATGGGCATCGAGATTCTGTCATTTACGATAAAGGATGTCTACGACGATGTTCAATATCTGACATCGCTTGGCAAAGCCCAGACGGCCGCCGTTAAGAGAGATGCCGACGTTGGTGTCGCCGAAGCGAATCGAGATGCCGGCATTAGG GAAGCGGAATGCGAAAAGTCAGCGATggacataaaatataacactGATACGAAAATTGAAGATAACGCGAGACTTTATCAGTTGCAAAAAGCTAACTTTGATCAGGAAGTAAATACAGCG aAAGCCGAGGCGCAGTTAGCTTACGAGCTTCAAGCGGCGAAGATAAAGCAGCGGATACGAAACGAGGAGATACAGATAGAAGTTGTGGAAAGGCGTAAGCAAATCGAAGTCGAGGAGCAAGAGGTCCGCCGGAAGGAGCACGAGCTTCAGAGCACAGTGCGACTACCAGCGGAAGCTGAATTCTATAAAATGGGAAGAATAGCCGAGGGAAAGAG GACTCAAACGGTAAGCGCGGCGAAAGCTGAAGCCGAGAAGATTCGATTGATCGGAGAAGCCGAAGCTCAGGCTATGGAAGCTGTCGGAGTGTCGGAGGCCGAGCGTATGCGCATGAAAGCGACGGTCTACAAGAAGTACGGCGACGCGGCGATACTCAACATCACTTTGAATGCCTTGCCGAAG ATCGCAGCCGAGGTCGCGGCACCATTAGCGAGAACAGAGGAAATCGTGCTCCTCGGTGGAAGTGACGCAACCAGTGGGGAACTTACGCGTCTCGTAGGGCAAGTACCTCCAGCTGTACAAGCATTGACTGGTGTAGATCTTTCCAAA GTACTAGGAAAAATACCAGGCGCGAAGTAA
- the LOC105280514 gene encoding max-binding protein MNT isoform X1 gives MRRSQQDHSASVREHREPAQQHHHHHHHRFPLPSTSAVTEQHTGRRMSLETLLQAAYYVEQEEKKRERLASTSSSSSIDQQSFASVPPHSNHTYASTEPPRGAKVKRERAEADDLFCEEKMLVIDEEEPLENNRTNQSSASRGNSVVSSTRITSSSTGTNPVQLTAIHSTSHHHHHHHSQQPQQQQQQHHPHSDHHSTHNHYAENHNPNQSQQNASNLVVETSHDNKKHRTAPCVIRSGTREVHNKLEKNRRAHLKECFELLKRQLPSQDEKKSSNLSILHAANKYIQTLRKKERDYEHEMERLAREKIAAQQRLVALKKELSATWDHIDINALLIECSGLDGTAVKNENTEVDVTGLPRGGTRYSSTSSLNSVATASSPQALQSTSTTSNIHNQTASTGVVCQTQDLNLTRGSRESPPVTPVAGTTPASSIPPPAQEKVTTPTTSIVQQPHQLHLPISAQMLNTTQGLATIVPTLQHIGPGLRVIPGDTRQLLVTHAAGNNESRPLTLAVQNSSDQSRPPLIAVQSNTGNEPRPVALVVHSSTANDNRVTFVHSNLSNNDRPLALAVQSSASDVRPVTFVHSGNEGRPLVLATHSPALNVSNAQTRIRTADAQTTHKMVGGVTLVGSNGSELARLPGGAELNILPANGLTLSHAGVSLQTAAGKPGSTMMQSAPSTESIAHIVGQHAPLSGLTPIVTPMTVVSQGNQVTAHILAPSSLAGKMITTPILKSVGQMPLVNAQYLNTTTLVKPVVVVSSTTSTPASTTVSNSTQPPSTTNSTV, from the exons ATGCGACGGAGTCAGCAGGATCATTCGGCGAGCGTTCGTGAGCACAGAGAGCCGGCGCAAcagcaccaccaccaccaccatcaccgaTTCCCCCTGCCCTCCACGTCTGCCGTGACGGAACAGCATACCGGTCGCAGGATGAGCTTGGAAACATTGCTACAAGCGGCCTACTATGTCGagcaggaggagaagaagcGAGAGCGGCTCGCAAgcacttcctcctcctcctccatcgACCAACAGTCGTTCGCGTCTGTACCACCCCACTCCAATCACACTTATGCTTCTACGGAGCCACCACGTG GTGCCAAGGTCAAGCGAGAGCGTGCCGAGGCGGACGATCTCTTCTGTGAAGAAAAAATGCTGGTTATCGATG AGGAAGAGCCGTTGGAAAACAACAGGACGAATCAATCAAGTGCGTCTCGGGGAAATTCCGTGGTTTCTAGCACGCGAATCACGTCGTCTTCAACCGGCACGAATCCTGTCCAGTTGACTGCGATCCATTCCACATctcaccatcatcatcatcatcactcGCAACAgccgcagcagcaacagcagcagcatcaCCCTCACAGCGATCATCACAGTACACACAATCATTACGCGGAGAATCATAATCCGAATCAATCTCAGCAGAATGCTAGCAATCTCGTCGTCGAAACGAGCCACGACAATAAGAAGCATCGGACCGC ACCGTGTGTAATCCGATCTGGTACGAGAGAAGTTCACAACAAGCTGGAAAAAAATCGCAGAGCCCATCTCAAAGAATGTTTTGAACTTTTGAAGAGGCAGCTACCGTCGCAAGATGAAAAGAAGTCTTCAAATCTCTCCATTCTTCATGCAGCGAACAAATATATACAG ACACTAAGGAAAAAAGAGCGAGATTACGAGCATGAGATGGAGAGGCTCGCGAGGGAGAAGATCGCGGCCCAGCAGAGATTGGTAGCACTAAAGAAGGAACTCAGTGCGACTTGGGATCATATTGACATTAACGCTCTTCTAATAGAATGCTCAGGACTGGATGGGACGGCTGTCAAAAATG AGAACACGGAAGTCGACGTTACCGGACTTCCACGAGGTGGTACGAGGTACAGCAGCACAAGCAGCTTGAACAGCGTGGCGACAGCTAGCTCCCCGCAAGCGCTGCAGTCCACTAGCACGACTTCCAATATCCATAATCAAACCGCGAGCACGGGTGTCGTTTGCCAAACGCAAGATCTGAATCTTACACGGGGTTCCAGGGAAAGTCCGCCTGTGACGCCGGTCGCCGGCACAACACCCGCTTCCAGCATTCCACCTCCGGCACAG gAGAAAGTCACCACACCCACTACGAGTATAGTGCAGCAACCGCATCAGCTGCACTTACCGATCAGCGCCCAGATGTTGAACACGACTCAGGGTCTCGCGACTATCGTGCCGACTTTGCAGCACATCGGGCCGGGTCTCAGGGTGATCCCGGGTGACACGCGGCAACTCTTGGTTACCCACGCGGCTGGCAACAATGAATCCAGGCCGTTGACGTTAGCAGTGCAAAACTCTTCGGACCAATCCAGGCCGCCGCTGATCGCCGTACAATCGAACACTGGAAACGAGCCAAGACCTGTGGCACTGGTCGTTCACTCGTCCACAGCCAACGACAACAGAGTCACGTTCGTGCACTCGAATCTGTCCAACAACGACAGGCCGCTGGCCCTGGCGGTGCAGTCGTCCGCGAGTGACGTCAGGCCAGTTACTTTCGTGCACTCGGGGAACGAAGGCCGACCGTTGGTGCTCGCAACGCACTCTCCTGCGCTGAACGTGTCGA ATGCCCAAACGAGGATAAGGACGGCAGACGCGCAGACTACGCACAAGATGGTCGGCGGCGTAACGCTGGTTGGAAGTAACGGCTCAGAACTGGCGAGACTTCCCGGTGGCGCAGAACTGAATATACTCCCGGCAAATG GATTAACGTTAAGTCACGCGGGAGTGTCGCTTCAAACCGCCGCGGGTAAACCGGGCTCGACAATGATGCAGAGTGCTCCGTCCACAGAGAGTATAGCCCACATCGTCGGTCAGCATGCACCCCTCTCCGGCCTGACTCCGATTGTAACGCCAATGACCGTAGTATCTCAAGGCAATCAAGTAACTGCCCACATCCTGGCACCATCTAGCCTCGCGGGAAAGATGATTACTACCCCGATCCTCAAGTCCGTCGGACAAATGCCCCTCGTAAACGCCCAGTATCTTAACACCACGACTCTGGTGAAACCGGTCGTCGTGGTCAGCTCGACAACATCGACGCCGGCATCGACGACAGTCTCCAACAGTACGCAACCTCCATCAACCACGAACTCGACCGTCTGA
- the LOC105280514 gene encoding flocculation protein FLO11 isoform X2: MMGVLLPDEVTSPVMQSRVNLSVRDAVVDVGVIGVVDETNNNSVSGLTDANSLPTPTRVVDIIDIINGGEPPRQDWMPPPPKKKWIRHYLLEEEPLENNRTNQSSASRGNSVVSSTRITSSSTGTNPVQLTAIHSTSHHHHHHHSQQPQQQQQQHHPHSDHHSTHNHYAENHNPNQSQQNASNLVVETSHDNKKHRTAPCVIRSGTREVHNKLEKNRRAHLKECFELLKRQLPSQDEKKSSNLSILHAANKYIQTLRKKERDYEHEMERLAREKIAAQQRLVALKKELSATWDHIDINALLIECSGLDGTAVKNENTEVDVTGLPRGGTRYSSTSSLNSVATASSPQALQSTSTTSNIHNQTASTGVVCQTQDLNLTRGSRESPPVTPVAGTTPASSIPPPAQEKVTTPTTSIVQQPHQLHLPISAQMLNTTQGLATIVPTLQHIGPGLRVIPGDTRQLLVTHAAGNNESRPLTLAVQNSSDQSRPPLIAVQSNTGNEPRPVALVVHSSTANDNRVTFVHSNLSNNDRPLALAVQSSASDVRPVTFVHSGNEGRPLVLATHSPALNVSNAQTRIRTADAQTTHKMVGGVTLVGSNGSELARLPGGAELNILPANGLTLSHAGVSLQTAAGKPGSTMMQSAPSTESIAHIVGQHAPLSGLTPIVTPMTVVSQGNQVTAHILAPSSLAGKMITTPILKSVGQMPLVNAQYLNTTTLVKPVVVVSSTTSTPASTTVSNSTQPPSTTNSTV, from the exons ATGATGGGTGTTCTGCTACCGGATGAAGTTACGTCGCCAGTAATGCAGTCGCGCGTGAATCTAAGCGTGCGTGACGCCGTCGTCGATGTCGGCGTCATCGGCGTCGTCGACGAGACGAACAACAACAGCGTGAGTGGCTTGACGGACGCGAATAGCCTGCCAACGCCGACGAGGGTTGTCGATATAATAGACATCATCAACGGCGGGGAACCGCCGCGACAAGACTGGATGCCGCCTCCACCGAAGAAAAAATGGATCCGACACTACTTGCTCG AGGAAGAGCCGTTGGAAAACAACAGGACGAATCAATCAAGTGCGTCTCGGGGAAATTCCGTGGTTTCTAGCACGCGAATCACGTCGTCTTCAACCGGCACGAATCCTGTCCAGTTGACTGCGATCCATTCCACATctcaccatcatcatcatcatcactcGCAACAgccgcagcagcaacagcagcagcatcaCCCTCACAGCGATCATCACAGTACACACAATCATTACGCGGAGAATCATAATCCGAATCAATCTCAGCAGAATGCTAGCAATCTCGTCGTCGAAACGAGCCACGACAATAAGAAGCATCGGACCGC ACCGTGTGTAATCCGATCTGGTACGAGAGAAGTTCACAACAAGCTGGAAAAAAATCGCAGAGCCCATCTCAAAGAATGTTTTGAACTTTTGAAGAGGCAGCTACCGTCGCAAGATGAAAAGAAGTCTTCAAATCTCTCCATTCTTCATGCAGCGAACAAATATATACAG ACACTAAGGAAAAAAGAGCGAGATTACGAGCATGAGATGGAGAGGCTCGCGAGGGAGAAGATCGCGGCCCAGCAGAGATTGGTAGCACTAAAGAAGGAACTCAGTGCGACTTGGGATCATATTGACATTAACGCTCTTCTAATAGAATGCTCAGGACTGGATGGGACGGCTGTCAAAAATG AGAACACGGAAGTCGACGTTACCGGACTTCCACGAGGTGGTACGAGGTACAGCAGCACAAGCAGCTTGAACAGCGTGGCGACAGCTAGCTCCCCGCAAGCGCTGCAGTCCACTAGCACGACTTCCAATATCCATAATCAAACCGCGAGCACGGGTGTCGTTTGCCAAACGCAAGATCTGAATCTTACACGGGGTTCCAGGGAAAGTCCGCCTGTGACGCCGGTCGCCGGCACAACACCCGCTTCCAGCATTCCACCTCCGGCACAG gAGAAAGTCACCACACCCACTACGAGTATAGTGCAGCAACCGCATCAGCTGCACTTACCGATCAGCGCCCAGATGTTGAACACGACTCAGGGTCTCGCGACTATCGTGCCGACTTTGCAGCACATCGGGCCGGGTCTCAGGGTGATCCCGGGTGACACGCGGCAACTCTTGGTTACCCACGCGGCTGGCAACAATGAATCCAGGCCGTTGACGTTAGCAGTGCAAAACTCTTCGGACCAATCCAGGCCGCCGCTGATCGCCGTACAATCGAACACTGGAAACGAGCCAAGACCTGTGGCACTGGTCGTTCACTCGTCCACAGCCAACGACAACAGAGTCACGTTCGTGCACTCGAATCTGTCCAACAACGACAGGCCGCTGGCCCTGGCGGTGCAGTCGTCCGCGAGTGACGTCAGGCCAGTTACTTTCGTGCACTCGGGGAACGAAGGCCGACCGTTGGTGCTCGCAACGCACTCTCCTGCGCTGAACGTGTCGA ATGCCCAAACGAGGATAAGGACGGCAGACGCGCAGACTACGCACAAGATGGTCGGCGGCGTAACGCTGGTTGGAAGTAACGGCTCAGAACTGGCGAGACTTCCCGGTGGCGCAGAACTGAATATACTCCCGGCAAATG GATTAACGTTAAGTCACGCGGGAGTGTCGCTTCAAACCGCCGCGGGTAAACCGGGCTCGACAATGATGCAGAGTGCTCCGTCCACAGAGAGTATAGCCCACATCGTCGGTCAGCATGCACCCCTCTCCGGCCTGACTCCGATTGTAACGCCAATGACCGTAGTATCTCAAGGCAATCAAGTAACTGCCCACATCCTGGCACCATCTAGCCTCGCGGGAAAGATGATTACTACCCCGATCCTCAAGTCCGTCGGACAAATGCCCCTCGTAAACGCCCAGTATCTTAACACCACGACTCTGGTGAAACCGGTCGTCGTGGTCAGCTCGACAACATCGACGCCGGCATCGACGACAGTCTCCAACAGTACGCAACCTCCATCAACCACGAACTCGACCGTCTGA